The genomic window CGCGCTGGCCGATCCGCTGGCCAAGGCGCTCGGCCAGCCCGTGATCGTCGAGAACAAGGTGGGCGCCGGCGGCAACATCGGCGCCGACGCGGTGGCCAAGGCGCGCGATGGCGACACCATCGGCCTGATGATCAACGGCAACCTGACCATCGCCAGGCTGCTCAACCCCGCGCTGCGCTACGACCCGGCGACCGACTTCGCGCCCATCAGCCTGATCGGCGTGGCGCCGCTGGTGCTGGTGGCGCCCGTGAGCGCACCGGGCGCCGACGCGCGCGCCTTCCTGGACGCCGCGCGCCAGGCCGGCAACAGCTGGAGCTACGGCTCGCCCGGCGTCGGCACCGTGGGCCACCTGGGCATGGAGCTGCTGAAGGCGCGCACCGGCATCGCCCCGGTGCACGTGCCCTACCCCGGCTACGCCCAGGTCTTCAGCGGCCTGGTGCGCGGCGAGCTGCAGCTGTCGATGCTGCCGCCGGCGCTGGCCCAGACCCAGATCGCCGCCGGCAAGCTGCGCGGCATCGGCGTCACCAGCAGCGGGCGCAGCCCCCTGATGCCCGGGCTGCCCAGCCTGGCCGATGCGGGCGTGAAGAACTTCAACCTCGAGATCTGGAACGCCGTGGTGGCCCCCGCCAGCATGCCGGCGGCCCACGTGGCCAAGCTGGCCGAGGTGCTGGGCGCCATCGTGCGCACGCCCGAGATGCGCGCGCAACTGTTCCAGCAGGGCTGGCAGGCCGTGGGCTCTTCGCCCGAGGGGCTGGCCCGCCGCATCAAGGCCGACACCACCAGCCTGGGCACCATCATCCGCGCGCAGAACATCCGCGTGCAGTGAACCTCCCAGCCGGCCTGGGCGCCATCGGCCGCTGCCCGTGGCGGGGAAGGAGATAGCGGATCAGGTCACGGCATGGCGCTGATTGAACTCGGGCTTCAGGTATTCCTGCTTCTGCAGCACCTCGGCCAGATGGCGCGCGGCGTGCCACACGTCCTCGTGGCGCAGGTACAGCGGCGTAAAGCCCAGGCGCACGATGTCCGGCTGCTGCGCGTCGCCCGCGCGAAAGTCCCCGATCACGCCGCGCGCGATCAGCGCCTGCACGATGGCATACGCACTGCCCGCCGGCAGCCTGGCCGTCGGCGACAGGCACACCTGCGAGCCGCGCCGGGCATGCTCGCGCGGGGTGACCAGCTCGAACTGGCCCGGGCACTGGGCCTCGACCCGCTCGATGAACAGATCGGTCAGCTGCAGCGACTTGGCACGCAGCGCGGCCATGCCGCCCAGGCCGGCGGCGGCGTCGAACACGTCCAGCGCCGCATCCAGTGCGGCCAGGCTGATGATCGGCTGCGTGCCGCACTGGTAGCGCGTGATGTCCATGGCCGGCTGGTACTCGGGCGTGAAGTCGAACGGCGCCGCATGCCCCCACCAGCCGGCCAGCGGCTGCCAGCAGCGGGCCACGTGGCGCGGATGCACCCACACGAAGGCCGGCGAGCCCGGGCCGCCGTTGAAATACTTGTAGGTGCAGCCGACGGCAAAGTCGGCATCGGCACCAGTCAAGTCCACCGGCACCGCGCCGGCGCTGTGGCACAGGTCCCACACCGTCAGCACCCCGGCGGCATGCGCGGCGGCGGTGATGTGCGCCATGTCGTGCAGCGCGCCGGTGCGGTAGTTGACCTGGGTGAGCATCAGCACCGCCACGTCGGGCTGCAGGCTCTGCAGCACCTCGTGCGGCTCGATCAGCTTGAGCGTGCAGCCGCGCTCGCGGCACAGGGCCTCGGCGATGTACAGGTCGGTGGGGAAGTTGCTGCGTTCGCTGACCACCACGCGGCGCGTGCCGTCCTGCTGCCGGGCGATGGACAGCGCGGCCGACAGCGCCTTGTAGAGGTTGATCGAGGTGGTGTCGGCGGCCACCACCTGGCCGGCCTGGGCGCCGATCCAGGGGGCGATGCGGTCGCCCACGCGGCGCGGCAGGGCAAACCAGCCGGCCTTGTTCCAGCTGGTGATCAAGTCGCGCCCCCACTGCTGGGCCACCACGGCGGCCACGCGCGCGGGCACGGCGCGGGGCTGCGCGCCCAACGAGTTGCCGTCCAGGTAGATCACGCCGGCAGGTAGGTCGAACAGCTCGCGCAGCGGGGCCAGCACATCGGCGCGGTCATGCGCCTGGCAGTCGGACAGGGAAGTCATTGGCTCTCCAAAAGATAGCTGCTTGCGCCCATCTGGCGGGCGCGAGCGGGGGGTTTGATTCAAATTCAGGATGGCAGGGGGCGCACCGGCCAGGCGTGGGCCAGGTGCTCCCCGATCCATGCCTGGGGCATGGGGGGATGATGCCTGCGGGCCAAGCCCTGGGGCCTGAAGGCTTTCAGGCGTTGGCGGCTTGCAGGGCGTCGATGTCGCGGCCGGTGTAGTCCTTGAGCAGCTTGAGGCCGACCAGCGATGCGAGCGTCATGCCCATCAGGTACCAGGCGGGCGCGAACTTGCTGCCGGTGGCGTTCACGAGCCAGGTGGAGATGAAGGGCGAGAAGCCGCCAAAGATCGTCACGCCCACGCTGTAGACCAGGGACATGCCGCTGGCGCGCAGGTGCCGCGGGAACATCTCCGGCAGCATGGTCAGCGTGGGGGTTCCCTGGATCGTCAGCAACACGCTGAGCCCACCCATGACGGTGTAGAGCACCGCGGGCGTCGGCGATGCGTTCAGCCACAAGAAGCCTGGGTAGACCGACAAGACCAGCACGATCCGGCTCCAGAAAATGAGGGGCTTGCGGCCGATGCGGTCGCTCCACCGGCCCACCAGCGGAGAGCCGGAGAAGGTCACCAGGCCGGTCAGCGCGGCGCCGAACAGGGCGACCACGGGCGACATCCCGAGTTCGCGGATGGCGTAGTTGGGCATGTAGAAGGTCGTGACGAACGCCGCGACCGTCGGCCCAATGGAGCTGAGCGTGGCGGTCAGCAAGGTCCCCGGATACTTAACAGGCCGTTGAAAAATCCCCTGCGAGCGTCCGCGTCGGCCGCTACGATCTGAAGCCATCCCGGAACAACTGCGACAAGAAAGATGAGAGGCAACCAAGACTTCCAGGGGGCGATGTTTAGCTACATCAGCCTTGAAGAAAGAGTGCCAGCGGCACACCCGCTGCGCAAGTTGCGCGCCGTGGTGGATGCGCTGCTGTCGAGCATGAACAGCGAGTTCGAAGCGGTGTACGCCCGCCGTGGCCGCCCCTCGGTGCCGCCGGAGATGCTGCTCAAGGCCTTGCTGCTGCAAATCCTGTTCTCCATCCGCAGCGAACGCCAGCTGGTCGAGGCGGTCAACTACAACCTGCTGTACCGCTGGTTCGTGGGCCTGAACATTGAAGACAAGGTCTGGGACCACTCCACCTTCAGCGCCAACCGCGAACGCCTCTTCAACGAAGACCTGGCGCGCGCCTTCTTCGAGCGCGTCAAGCTCAGCGCCCAGTGGGGCCGGCTTGCCAGCGACGAACACTTCAGCGTGGACGGCACGCTGATTGAGGCCTGGGCCTCGCACAAGAGTTTCAAACGCAAAGACGACGACAGCGGCACGCCACCCGGACGCAACCCCGAGGTGAACTTCAAAGGGCAGGAGCGCTGCAACGACACCCACGCCAGCACCACCGATGCCGATGCCCGGCTGTTCAAGAAGAGCGCGGGCGACAAATCTCGCCTGTGCCACATGGGGCACATCCTCATGGAGAACCGCAACGGGCTGATCGTGGATGTGGAGATCACACATGCCAGTGGCACCGCCGAGCGCGAGGCGGCGCTGGCGATGCTCAAACGCCGGGGAAACAAGAACAAGCGGGCCACGGTCGGGGCCGACAAAGGTTACGACAGCCAGGCCTTCATCAAGGGCTGCCGAAAGCTCAAAGTCACGCCACACGTGGCGGCCAAGGACAAGCACTCGGCGGTCGATGGCCGCATCCGGCGCCACGAGGGCTACAAGACCAGCCTCAAAGTGCGCAAGCGCATCGAGGAGGCCTTTGGCTGGATCAAGACAGTGGGTGGTCTGGCCAAGACCAAATTGATCGGTCAGGCCAAGCTCGCGGGCCAGGCGCTGCTGTGCTTTGCCACCTACAACCTGGTGCGCATGGGCAGTCTGGGCGGCTGGTGGGACGCGCATCATGCGTGAACCATGGGATACGTGCGCCCGGAACGGGCAAAACGGCCTGCAAACAGGCCGAAATGGCCGCTCCAATCGCTGCGCAGGCCAGTTTGGGCGATCCGTTTCTTCGAAATCCACGACCCTGGCGCGTTCGATGAGCATTTTTTCAACGGCCTGTTAAGGCAGAGCTCGGCCACGCTGTTGCGCTGCCGGGGAGCGGCCATGGCCGGCGTTTCTGTCTGGTGCAGCGATTCGTGCAGGCGGCGGCGGATGTACATGCCGACCGGCGCGATCAGCAGGCCCAGCGCGAAGGGCACGCGCCAGCCCCAGGCCTCCATGGCCTGGGGACCGAGTCCGAACGAAAGCGCGCTGACGACCAGGGCGCCGACCAGGATGCCCAGCCCCTGGCTGGCCGTCTGCCAGCTGGCCATGTAGCCGCGGTTGGTGAGCGTCGCATGCTCGACGAGCAGCGTGGTCGATGCGCCGACCTCGCCACCGGCCGAGAAGCCCTGCAGCAGGCGCGCCACCACGATCAGGACCGGCGCCGCGACGCCGATCTGCGCATAGGTGGGGGCCACGGCGATCAGGCCGCACCCCAGCGCCATCAGGAAGAGGGTCACCAGCATGGCCTTCTTGCGGCCGGCACGGTCG from Burkholderiaceae bacterium includes these protein-coding regions:
- a CDS encoding tripartite tricarboxylate transporter substrate binding protein is translated as MTHSILRRRAALAGAALLAGLAVLPQARAQSAAAWPDRPLHMIVGFPAGSSPDLTARALADPLAKALGQPVIVENKVGAGGNIGADAVAKARDGDTIGLMINGNLTIARLLNPALRYDPATDFAPISLIGVAPLVLVAPVSAPGADARAFLDAARQAGNSWSYGSPGVGTVGHLGMELLKARTGIAPVHVPYPGYAQVFSGLVRGELQLSMLPPALAQTQIAAGKLRGIGVTSSGRSPLMPGLPSLADAGVKNFNLEIWNAVVAPASMPAAHVAKLAEVLGAIVRTPEMRAQLFQQGWQAVGSSPEGLARRIKADTTSLGTIIRAQNIRVQ
- the kynU gene encoding kynureninase — translated: MTSLSDCQAHDRADVLAPLRELFDLPAGVIYLDGNSLGAQPRAVPARVAAVVAQQWGRDLITSWNKAGWFALPRRVGDRIAPWIGAQAGQVVAADTTSINLYKALSAALSIARQQDGTRRVVVSERSNFPTDLYIAEALCRERGCTLKLIEPHEVLQSLQPDVAVLMLTQVNYRTGALHDMAHITAAAHAAGVLTVWDLCHSAGAVPVDLTGADADFAVGCTYKYFNGGPGSPAFVWVHPRHVARCWQPLAGWWGHAAPFDFTPEYQPAMDITRYQCGTQPIISLAALDAALDVFDAAAGLGGMAALRAKSLQLTDLFIERVEAQCPGQFELVTPREHARRGSQVCLSPTARLPAGSAYAIVQALIARGVIGDFRAGDAQQPDIVRLGFTPLYLRHEDVWHAARHLAEVLQKQEYLKPEFNQRHAVT
- a CDS encoding MFS transporter — translated: MASDRSGRRGRSQGIFQRPVKYPGTLLTATLSSIGPTVAAFVTTFYMPNYAIRELGMSPVVALFGAALTGLVTFSGSPLVGRWSDRIGRKPLIFWSRIVLVLSVYPGFLWLNASPTPAVLYTVMGGLSVLLTIQGTPTLTMLPEMFPRHLRASGMSLVYSVGVTIFGGFSPFISTWLVNATGSKFAPAWYLMGMTLASLVGLKLLKDYTGRDIDALQAANA
- a CDS encoding IS5 family transposase, which gives rise to MRGNQDFQGAMFSYISLEERVPAAHPLRKLRAVVDALLSSMNSEFEAVYARRGRPSVPPEMLLKALLLQILFSIRSERQLVEAVNYNLLYRWFVGLNIEDKVWDHSTFSANRERLFNEDLARAFFERVKLSAQWGRLASDEHFSVDGTLIEAWASHKSFKRKDDDSGTPPGRNPEVNFKGQERCNDTHASTTDADARLFKKSAGDKSRLCHMGHILMENRNGLIVDVEITHASGTAEREAALAMLKRRGNKNKRATVGADKGYDSQAFIKGCRKLKVTPHVAAKDKHSAVDGRIRRHEGYKTSLKVRKRIEEAFGWIKTVGGLAKTKLIGQAKLAGQALLCFATYNLVRMGSLGGWWDAHHA
- a CDS encoding MFS transporter, whose translation is MPQATSIGHPPSRRTTIVATTIGNALEFFDFTVFGFMAMLIGKLFFPTFSSYGQLLLAVATFGVGFVMRPLGGIVIGAYADRAGRKKAMLVTLFLMALGCGLIAVAPTYAQIGVAAPVLIVVARLLQGFSAGGEVGASTTLLVEHATLTNRGYMASWQTASQGLGILVGALVVSALSFGLGPQAMEAWGWRVPFALGLLIAPVGMYIRRRLHESLHQTETPAMAAPRQRNSVAELCLNRPLKKCSSNAPGSWISKKRIAQTGLRSDWSGHFGLFAGRFARSGRTYPMVHA